In a single window of the Hippoglossus hippoglossus isolate fHipHip1 chromosome 7, fHipHip1.pri, whole genome shotgun sequence genome:
- the LOC117764651 gene encoding periphilin-1 isoform X2 yields the protein MDHARAQDAHQSKGEARPIRRVQSPTRPRAWSSNSYKPKFGGKFYKPRFPRDDHSFYKPGFVNKRQYHLNQRDHFQPKPHHSAQREREKETGRYEWRENADGSSCPKQSKISRPFLPRSVSSRDKDTQFTVCLNDRSHSKKSDHTGSESKEKEQSRDRELPLTASQTPTRDRAIQQKRREIDEVYYRECQMFGLVTKMLIEKEPSLEHLIQSSLQENLRDIGKRCVDAMEKFIEEYDSREPLH from the exons GGCGAGGCGAGGCCGATCAGAAGAGTTCAGAGTCCCACCAGACCCAGGGCCTGGTCGTCCAATTCTTACAAACCAAAGTTTGGAGGGAAATTCTACAAACCTCG tttTCCAAGGGATGACCACTCGTTCTACAAACCTGGCTTTGTCAACAAGAGGCAATACCACCTCAACCAGAGAGACCACTTCCAGCCCAAACCTCACCACAGCGcacagagggagcgagagaaggAGACGGGCCGGTACGAGTGGAGAGAGAACGCTGACGGAAGTTCATGcccaaaacaaagcaaaa TTTCCAGACCGTTCCTGCCCAGGTCCGTCTCCAGCAGAGACAAGGACACACAGTTCACT GTTTGTCTGAACGACAGGAGCCACAGCAAGAAGAGCGATCACACGGGAAGcgaaagcaaagaaaaggaaCAAAGCAGAGACCGGGAGCTCCCTTTAACTGCGAGCCAGACGCCGACACGAGACAGAGCCATccagcagaagaggagagagatagaTGAG GTGTACTATCGGGAGTGTCAGATGTTTGGCCTCGTGACAAAGATGCTCATAGAAAAGGAACCGTCCCTGGAACATCTCATCCAGTCCTCGCTGCAGGAGAACCTCCGAGACATTGGCAAGCGCTGCGTGGACGCCATGGAGAAATTCATCGAGGAGTACGACTCCAGGGAGCCGTTGCACTAA
- the LOC117764651 gene encoding periphilin-1 isoform X1 encodes MDHARAQDAHQSKASKLWHRDCVDDSDDMKRTHTSLSPSQGEARPIRRVQSPTRPRAWSSNSYKPKFGGKFYKPRFPRDDHSFYKPGFVNKRQYHLNQRDHFQPKPHHSAQREREKETGRYEWRENADGSSCPKQSKISRPFLPRSVSSRDKDTQFTVCLNDRSHSKKSDHTGSESKEKEQSRDRELPLTASQTPTRDRAIQQKRREIDEVYYRECQMFGLVTKMLIEKEPSLEHLIQSSLQENLRDIGKRCVDAMEKFIEEYDSREPLH; translated from the exons GCCTCCAAGTTGTGGCACAGGGACTGTGTTGATGATTCTGATGACATGAAGCGCACTcacacctctctgtctccctctcag GGCGAGGCGAGGCCGATCAGAAGAGTTCAGAGTCCCACCAGACCCAGGGCCTGGTCGTCCAATTCTTACAAACCAAAGTTTGGAGGGAAATTCTACAAACCTCG tttTCCAAGGGATGACCACTCGTTCTACAAACCTGGCTTTGTCAACAAGAGGCAATACCACCTCAACCAGAGAGACCACTTCCAGCCCAAACCTCACCACAGCGcacagagggagcgagagaaggAGACGGGCCGGTACGAGTGGAGAGAGAACGCTGACGGAAGTTCATGcccaaaacaaagcaaaa TTTCCAGACCGTTCCTGCCCAGGTCCGTCTCCAGCAGAGACAAGGACACACAGTTCACT GTTTGTCTGAACGACAGGAGCCACAGCAAGAAGAGCGATCACACGGGAAGcgaaagcaaagaaaaggaaCAAAGCAGAGACCGGGAGCTCCCTTTAACTGCGAGCCAGACGCCGACACGAGACAGAGCCATccagcagaagaggagagagatagaTGAG GTGTACTATCGGGAGTGTCAGATGTTTGGCCTCGTGACAAAGATGCTCATAGAAAAGGAACCGTCCCTGGAACATCTCATCCAGTCCTCGCTGCAGGAGAACCTCCGAGACATTGGCAAGCGCTGCGTGGACGCCATGGAGAAATTCATCGAGGAGTACGACTCCAGGGAGCCGTTGCACTAA